A genome region from Bradyrhizobium sp. WSM1417 includes the following:
- a CDS encoding VOC family protein — protein sequence MFSHVMIGTNDLDKAKAFYDNLLSTLEVRPARVDGHRIFYITKTGVFSVTKPINGEAATPANGGTIGFAANSPEQVNAWHTAGIAAGGVPCEDPPGIRQGPGVNLYIAYLRDLDGNKICAMHRMAN from the coding sequence ATGTTTTCACACGTCATGATCGGCACCAACGACCTCGACAAGGCCAAGGCCTTCTACGACAATTTGCTGTCCACGCTCGAGGTGCGGCCGGCGCGCGTTGACGGCCACCGCATCTTCTACATCACCAAGACCGGCGTGTTCTCGGTGACAAAGCCGATCAACGGCGAAGCGGCAACGCCTGCGAACGGCGGCACCATCGGCTTTGCCGCCAACTCGCCGGAGCAGGTCAATGCATGGCATACGGCCGGCATCGCCGCCGGCGGCGTTCCCTGCGAAGATCCTCCCGGCATTCGCCAGGGCCCGGGCGTCAACCTCTATATTGCGTATTTGCGCGACCTCGACGGCAACAAGATCTGCGCGATGCATCGGATGGCGAACTGA